The genomic stretch TTAGACTCAACTAACTATGACAACAAGTTATAAGAAATAGGTTTTGGCATTCAGTATAAGCTTTTAACATTGTTATGAAATAATGAGTAAACTTCATCAAATTGATAATACAAAACATGTTCCAGATGTGATGTTAATCTATGGAATCAACCTTCTCCAGTGCCGAGAGCTGAGTTATTGAAAGAAGTTGCTGGTGTTAATGGTATCTACTGTTCTTTAACTGATAAGATTGACACGGAGCTATTAGATGCAGCAGGACCTAGTTTGAAGGTTGTGGCTACTATTTCTGTGGGCCATGATCATATTGATGTGGCAGAATGCAAGAAAAGGGGTGTCCGTATTGGGTACACTCCGGATGTTTTGACTGATGCTACTGCTGAATTAACTGTAAGTCTTATTTACAAAGTATACATCTTCTAACATTGAAGCATTCTTGCATGTTAATAATCGCTAGTTAAGTAAAATATTTACCATGCCATAGCCATTATCTTCTTCAGAATTTTATCCATACAACATTATTTTCACTTGCATTATATTAGTGGTTCAGAAAGAAAGAAACACATTATCATTTTTCTAAGATGAACACTTGCTGTTGTCACTCCATTTCGCTTCACGTAACTTTGTGGCATATTTACTATAGTAGATAAACAGATTAATAGATACAGAAAAATAGATTGGTCTGGTTATGTTATTTACCATTGTAAAAAGTTTCCTATGTTAATCCAGGTTATAAGCCATCTTTGTGCAAaccaatattaatatagataatgCTCTTTGACGATCTTATAACATGCTTACAAAGACTTGATAAGGCATTATGAATAAAACCAAAtacttatattaattatttatgttttgaaaATCAGCGAGAGTTGTATTCGGTTTCAGCTAGCCCTGCTCTTGGCTACATCACGTCGAGTTCCTGAAGCTATACATGAAGCCAAAACCGGTGGTTGGGTTTCATGGGCACCCACTTGGATGACAGGACCTGGACTGGCTGGTGCCACTGTTGGCATTGTTGGATTTGGGAGAATAGGTCAGGCAGTAGCACGAAGGGTTAAAGCATTCAACACAGAAagaatcatttattttaatcgcAGTCATAGACCTGAAGAGAAGGAAACTGGTGCTGTCAAAGTCAGTTTCGATGAACTCCTCACCCAAAGCGACTTTGTGATTTGTTGTGCAGCACTAGTTCCTGAAACTAAAGAGATATTCAACAAGGAAGCGTTTGAAAAGATGAAGGATACAGccatttttgtaaatacaaGTCGTGGTGGAACTGTAGATCAAGATGCTTTGATTGAAGCACTGAAAACCAATAAGATCAGGGCAGCCGGTTTGGATGTTACGTCTCCTGAACCACTACCTTTGGATAATCCATTGTTCAAGCTGAGCAATTGTGTGGTTCTACCTCATATAGGAAGTGCTACGATTGAAGCTAGGAACACCATGAGTGAACTAACAGCAAGGAATATACTAGCTGCCCTTCACGGTACTGACATGCCGGCTGagttgaagtgaaactttgactcttattttaaaattcatgtaTAAGAAAGAGTATTTGCTATGCATTTTGTCAAATTAGTAACCATGaataaaattcatgaaaattattTCCCATTATTATCCTTGGTTTCCAATGTAGCTTTGTTACTATAACATTTGTAAATAGAACTCAGTGGTGATAGATTGTATCCTGAAGGCTAAACTGGCAGGTGGCACACAAAGTGGTAATTTGTTCCTGTTTGTATAGCATTACAGCCATTAAACAgcataattcctttttttttttaattgctagatgggtggacgagctcacagcccacctgatgttaagtggttactggagcccatagacaactacgacgtaaatgcgctacccaccttgagatataagttctaaggtctcaagtatagttacaacggctgccccacccttcaaaccgaaacgcattactgcttcacgacagaaataggcggggcggtggtacctacccgcgcggactcacaagaggtcctaccaccagtaattacgcaaattataattttgtgggtttcatttttattacacgatgttattccttcactgtggaagttaattttcaacatttgttgaatacgtatttcattagaaaaattggtacccgcctgggatttgaacaccggtgcatcactcaacatgaatgcatcggacgttttatcctttaggccacgacgacttcataagaCTTCAACCTCAATATCTCAAAGAGGGTAGCAAATCACAAGTTATattgtctatgagcttcagtaagCACTTAAACCCAGGTAAGTCATGATCACGACTGCCTATAAAGCAGAAATATACCGATtccttttattttgtctttaCAAGACAGATATACAGATATAATAACATAAGGTATGTTCAATCTAGCGTCTGGCTGGCCTTCCATGTGTGGACTGTTTTTTAGAATAGGGCTTACCAGAAAACTTCATCTTGTTTTCATGCGGTCCGCCGCGCATGTTTTAATCAGAAAATAGGATTCAgatagagtaaaagttaactcatatttgtatggaatgggatcgtttgcgtacgtttgccgctaggggcgccgttccaactgcataaaattgggttaacttttacgctatcgagcacgttaagaaactcgcactaagcactctgaCCGTTTTTTAGATTAGATTTTAACAGTGCGATTTACGACTAAACCAAGGATAAGCTCACTGTCTCGTCCACCGATCGAGATATCTTAAAAGTGGGGCAAAATCACGAACCGTGAGGCTTGCTGCTGTAAACAAGTGAAAACTTTTTGCTTAAACCAAGTTTCGAAGCGGTCTGCGAGACTGCAGTGCAATCGGCGGGCCGTCGCGTGCTCACGTGCGCAGGGCGAGTGGCCGCCATACATTATACGTGCTTTAAACGAATTTATTATAACTGTGAAATTGGAATCGTCTCAATAAAATTTCGGTCACGTTGGTCTTATTTGACGGAGCCGGGATGCTGTGACTTGAGAGGTAAGTTAGgtatataaatttcaaaaaaaatcttGGTCATGTtactttcattttaaatattctggtggtggtacccaatGGTGACCACCTAATaccgggtgagctgtgagcttgtctgaCTATATAGGACAATAATAAACCTTCCGTCGCCTTCACGTCTTGAGCCCCGGTAACCATTAACACGACTTGGGTTGTAGAATTGTTCAgttcttaaaaaaacaaattagccAATTTGTTAAATTTACCAACAGCTATTGTCCGAATTCCTTTGCCAATTCTTATATGTCTATCTGtaactaaaatgaaaaaaaaaagaatagagaCCAGTAGATCACAGTACCTACCTTCATGTTAAAAAGCCGTCACGCTTGAAATTGCGGTCTGCCCTTGTAAAAGTTCGTCCACATTTAAATAACCTAACTATAAACGccaaaatattaattacgtacccaaataaataaattgggtACCTATCTACCTAACAATGCGGGTGAATAAACCCCTAGAACCATAATATAGTTAATTGTATTGATTAGCATTAAAAGGTAGGTTAGATACTTATTAGAAATTAAACCGTAATTATTAATTGAAGAGCAGATATTGACAATGCttgtcacgttttttttatagtctagTGTTTGCACAGATGATAATGTATAGAATGCATTAAGTACATAATGTTAAAAGTTATTAAATCCAGTACACAAAACTACACTACACACTAGAGTGATCTTTTTTCCTCTACctcttcgctggtagcctaagaggctattagGCTATTGGGCTTAAAAGTGAGGCCTtacaactcgtgtctcaaggtgggtgacggcatttacattgtagatgtatattggctccgataaccatttaacatcaggtggaccgcgagctcgtccacccatccaagcaataaaaattacaaataaaagacaGCTACGCCCGGCGGGTagtaacgtttttttattttttttattgctcttgtaggcagacgagcgtacggcccagctgatggtgagtggttactgtcgcccatgagcttcaggaatgccaggggcatagccaagccgctgcctaccattaagtactttccacaagcctcgtttgaagaaggacatgtcatagcgctcgggaaacaccgtggaggggagctcattccatagccggatgatacgtggcaaaaaatatctctggaaacgatcaatatttatgtatattgaaaCATATACACATGTCAaagaggaaaaaaatatttttgtcgatGTGTGAATAATTCCATAACCCACCTCGTGTTAATTGGTTATCGGAACCCATATGCAAATTATAACCTGAATGGCGTCCCCTCTTTGAGGCATAACTTCGCAGATTCACTTGTAGGACTGCTACGCGGTTCGTTCGCTCGACCCGTCTGTAGTAGTTAGTATACAACGCGCCCTagtagtaattatgcaaattaatgTAATCAAAGTTCATTGGACTTAAACTCTTGCGTCGCAAGAACTATTTACTATTTCTGTCTtttatatgaattaaatttataaaaatcaattagaTATCTTGAAAATTAAGTTCTGTAATCATAAACACTCAAGTTATTGTTACGCCccggggttcgggataaataacaATTCTCCCGAATTACAACTTAACACtgtgtttatcaaaaaatatatttaaaacacttcacaaatactttaaaattctcaattcgttttttccgcttcgcttcaggtgatccgttcgctgtttcgcttcgagtagtttcgattactaactgccggCGTGCCATTTCTGTAATGCTTTATAgccgatacgacatccctagaatcgtcgagaacattcctcacaagtcgagtactttcgatgtgtgtttccgctatctgacaatagatggcgttgtatttcTCGTGCGTTCCagatgctactagatctttgatattcgttcggctattcggcgatagatggcattaCTCTTACCGGCCTAACAGtatattaatattgaaattggtGATTTAAGCTGTTTCGAATGCTTCTTATATCCACTGTTAGTCTTTATTAAACACTAAGCGAAAGCCTGCCTCCACAGTTTTTATAAACGCTACTGCCTTTACTACGGTGCTCTGAGATCGCAATGTATTAAgcttttgatttgattttcggtaataaatataaatgatcATGTCTGAGTGGGTGCTATATGAAGGATGagtcaataattaaaatatcgatGATTAAAACAATGAGGACGTTATTATCGATATTTTCTAATACAATTGACGACTATTTTAACACTGTTTAAAGGTTCAAATATTACTTAATAGTATAGCGTTTTGTAATAACTATTTTTTCTGCCATAATGGCCTAGATGGGTAATTTTATTGTCAGACTATCACGAGGCGTAAGCCTTTCGACAAACCAGTAACGTACAAACAGACATACGTGGTGGGACCTCACTTTAAAACGCCAACCAAAGTCAATGTAAACACTGTTGTGGACTAGACCATGTATAAAATCTTAAATAATCATGTACCtagtgaaaattaaaataatatgttaaatttgaCGTTGGAGACATTTTAAAACTGGGGCCTAATTTAAAAAGCAATAGTAGGTATACCATATGTAgttgaaaattaaatgtaactctttttcttttttaagtatggcaattaccttcttgctATTCCATTATTGTTAGTCTATAAACGTTAGTTAGATAGTTTATAAACATCTGCAAATTGTTAAagaaatattgaattaaataggtaccggtaaaatggggcgtttagggattgagaggcgaatcgggaaaaaaccgggaaaatctttcgacgctcaatataagttttatattcgttgcaaaatcttccattttttgtagtttaatagtagaatgttgaaagttcacaaaataactctgaatatgcacgataatagctgctaacttataaaaaatcgcgtttcaaattaacttcctgtggtggtaattattttagtgctagaaactttgctctcttttatttatttgataataatagaagacgactatgatttataaacgttatttagtgtttgaaccagcatatatattaaaggtaagtctcagttgttattggttttaatgtatttgattaaataaaaatacatgtaaaaatctgttgtttttggggatattagggacgtcttaggtacaaataacaacgaaaaaggggtcaattgggatgagaatacgtgaaatggaaacgacctaagtataaataggtacaggtttgtagggttgtctatgtagttataacaatatttttttaaatttgttgttaaaaatctggtttattcgaagcgaaattgggaataagtctttagttgaaatagataagcaatttaatataagtaagtcgattttgcagagacatgtaacaagatcaatgaaatctcaaggtggacaaaaatgtctaagtaatacttaataaaatattaaatatttgttcagagtgggggtattcatctgattaatccatggaataaccgacacacctaatctcttaacccagatagaaatatcagcactgtcgattgcacctataattgaggtgatgtctgccatgtacttttgtcagtttttaaattttttttattgatgatcactttgttggtgcaactaaataaataaataaattaaaactatatataaaaataaaagtagtgccagccctagcaaatttctcatttcgtcccaattaaccgcaattttcgggtaaatagggattgcacctatttttgcattttttgcttaaactggaatgctagttgcataattttaaattagacaacaaagatggccccaagactcaatcattttgatcctgatatagcaatatatacatcaacaactaccttaaaattgctcataaagttggaatttgtccctaaacgccccattttacggtacctacATATAGAAGCTCATTTATtgatgggatgaaattaaatgaactgaaatttcagtaaaatggtaacTATTTAGGTACTGCAAATTTACTTTTGGAGAACCCGAGGAGTCATGTTCAGCGCTTTGTTTCCCATATTTGTGTACCGTCACATAtgctaaacatttaataaagcCAAGCTTAATTATTCCACGTTTAATCccgtaaaaaaactaaattaacaaaatcagttaaattcaattaaaaaaacaattcacgAAATTTCACTGCCGCGTTTCCCGcttaaaagttaaattaaattctttaaattaaaaagaagtTCAAAGATGGCGGATACAATTTTTGTTCTTTATTTCTAAACTGGCCTTTCCTAAAAACTTTGTTACCTTGGTTCTTAGTCATTACGATGTATCGTCGAACGTAAAATATCTAAGGAAATCTGAGCGATAGACATTGAACCTATGTCGATAAATATAGTAATGACCCTTTCATATACATTAATTTCTAAAACTGCAATTTTTATGCAATTTTCTCTCTAATCTTCTATTATTAGGTAGACTAAGGTTGGGTTAGAATAAATACTTCACTTTTGTTTCGGTTTGGATACTGTTGCGTAAAATGCACGACGTTGACTTTAACCAGTTGTACCTACAAAGAATGAATTCTTGTCATCAATGGATTACGAAGATGATGTCATATTTAATATGCGATGGTTATCCGTTGTCATGTCCACAGTTAATAGACCAGTATGAGCGTTTCActgaccataattttttttttttttttttttattgcttagatggacggacgagctcacagcccacctgatgttaagtggttactggagcccatagacatctacaacgtgagatccgtgtgcttagtgcgagttttttaacgttctcgatagcgtgaaagttagcTCTTAAAGTAtagaatgggatcgtttgcctacgtttgccgttaggggcgctatTCTAAAAttacaactgcatacaaaattgggttaacttttacgctagcgagaacgttaaaaaattcgcaccaAGCACACCGGGCATGCATCGCCGAGTCTATCACTAAGAATTATATTGAAGCGCTTTATTGCGGTGTTAATGTACTTATCTTTATTTGATGCTACTACGGCAATGACCTCTCCTTGGGAGCCAAAGTAAGGGCGTGAAACATAGAAGGTAATCAAAATAATCACGTAGGCAATTCAGATTTTCGTCGGCAAAAACTTGATTTACTTGCCTGGGAAGATCTCAAACGAAGACCTGTGAGAGGTGTGTCGGGAAATGCCAATTAATAAGCAGATCACGCGTCCCTAACGGAGATAGATAGGCTATACCAGGGGCtgccaaacttattttgtctaccgGCCAGtttgagaataaaatattttttagcgcccTCATTTTTTCACACACTTACAAACCACTATAGGGAGAGCTCAGttggtgtctaagagtccttctaaattgaattacaaatcgcctcccaagcttcTTCACAACGCTccaatttttttctgggtctgttACTGCCCCCCTTTAGGTCTGCAgcacccacaagggggcgttatcgtcgactttgggaaaggctgggcTATACTCTCAGGACAAGCACATACATGTCCCAAGGCAAGCCTTGAACGATCGCGAAATACTGTTACAACCCTCTGCCCCAACTTAGgactttaaacaaaaaaaggagCCAATAactgatatatgtatatctacTCATTTGCATAAACTGCTGTTCATAGATAGACAGAGAAGCTTACAGCTGTGTTTCACCATGAACCAACATTAACAATTAACTAATTGGCAattggctaccggagcccatagaaatcattTCGTTAATGGCGCCGCTCGCACGAAGTCTAAATTTCAATTGTGATACTTAACAGCTGACCTAACTGGAAGGCTAGCATCAAGTATCATCAAAGTCGAAaagatgaataataaaaaactaatactTCTAGTATATAGATACCGTTAGTGTTATATAGTAGGTATATAGGTAtcgttaattaatataaatattgcaccaattgtattatatcataagtgatttaaattgtatttgcaCGAATCAAATTGGATGTACTTGATATCGTCTTATTCACTAATATTTCAGGCAGACTGTGCTTAATTAGTGCATTAATTAGCGAAATCTTAACTATTCACTTTCAGAGTGCAGCGACGGCGAGAATGCAAACGGAATTCATTAAAAGTGTGATCAGACTTTCATCTTGTTAGCGCGGAATCCgcatgtaataataaataagtaacgGACGAAAATTACGAGTACAGAGAGGCAGTTACGAACAAGGCGATCTTGAACCgctcgttaaaaaaaaagatgtgtggcactcggggactgctattgctaaagctattgcaaagcattttttatcaacttatgcaattgcaattagacaataataatttaatattaaaacaataataaaaataagaccacgctatatttataaacattaacattaactgtccccttcacactcataagctagaccgcgtgagagagagatgggcagacttttcatgatgctcatgcagtgcgacgtcacgccgcgcgcttattcacaaacactacaccagcgcaacgtgtgaatgtgttgaacgcgagctacatagtaggcgtattGGGGGTGTcagtttattttcgttacggaatttcttgattcagtcgccgtgctcaaggcccgcgatagaagatATTAAAAGTCACTAAAGGAATCCttggtaaaattaattaaagcaaCACCATGGTACTTTTCTTGGATTTAAGTACATTTGTGCATATAcgccaattaatatttttaaatattttatcaaatacttGTACGCCATGACGCCGCGCCATGGGGGTCACAAGATGCACGCTTGCACTGAGAATGGTTTCTAATCTGGCGTTCGACGTGTTAAAGATGTATGACGTTTTTAATCCAGCTTAATCCACGCCTGTTATAACAGCTCGGAAGCAGTgaacagttaaaaaaaacgcaacaaCGACTTTCTACAAAGCAATTAGATGATTCGCACACGAAAGTGCACCGGAACAGTAACGCACACAGAGAATGTAATCGCTCTGTAAATTTATGACACTTTTTGTGTTTTTTGCTAacgttatattataatatttattttccttgTCTTCGTAATTGTATGTAATTCAAGTTAATTTTAAGCACGGTCAGTATTATTTgctttagaattttaatttttaattgttggTTTGCTatgatgataaaattttatttcgatcaaacacaattacttaaaaaatactTCTGAAACTTGCCTCTTTTAATCGTATTCTTCTTTTCGTAAGAATGCTCCATTACCGGGTACGGGTAACCACTTTTTAATAAGATTATCACCtattaaattagattataataatagtctttaatAGGCCGGTTACagtgctccaccgaccgtctgTGCGTACGTTCCGTCCTGACGGTACGcattaaaagttctaaggtctcagtatagttacaacagctgccccgcccttcaaactgaaacgcattacggcttcacggcagaaataggcagggtgatggtatttACCCTTGCggttacacaaattataattttgcgggtttgatttttattacacgactagctgacccggcagacttcgtagtgcctcaatcgaccgaataaagacctaaacttttgtataaaataaacttaaaacaaacaaaaggaatccgtccgacgggggacaaaggaaaaacaaaattgttatttttatttaattccgagcattttcatatttatctagataccttttaaaccttctctggacttccataaataattcaataccaaaattagccaaatcggtccagccgttctcgagttttagcgagactaacgaacagcaattcatttttatatatacagaagaagaagatagaagatgtTTGatccttcaccgtcgaagtcaatcgtgaacatttgttaagtacgtattatgAACCTTTCATACGTATACACACTTTCAAGTAAATTGAACATCTTGATGTTCCTGaaaattattagattattaaatTAGCAGATACAGATCAAGCTCACACCTGTTTTAAAAAGCGGCGCTGTGTATTTAGTAGTATCTACttagtatttatgtatttatatttatttaatacgtaTTTAGTTACCTTATGTTTAACAAGGCCATTTGTATTACCTGAGCGCAATTCATACAGTCTACATATCTCCTGTAACAAGACGAAGTCCTTGAGATTCTACCAAACAGGTCCTAAGTATGCGGGTGTGGTTACAGGCTAAGATTTTTATCGCCACACGGTTTTTTCTCACACAACCACAGTCCGCTCATATATCTACTTAAATGCAACAGCACAGAGTAGTCTTATGTACTTTTATAGCCTTATAtacctaattattttatatgcCTTATATGCCTTTAAGAATTCGATAGTGTTTAACCGAAAAGCATAGAATCTCAACaggaaaaaagtaattttacatCGTTAGAGTGCAATTAATTAGACGTCCagtttaaattcatatttatattttgcgtaaGGTCAATCTGAGAATAAACAATGATGTACGTGAAAGGTCAGTTATAAATGAGTGCAGTTTTGGAGTCAGAAGATAGTGGGATGTGCGTCCTTCCGTCAGAGCTATAGCTGGCAGGATGGTATTACATTCCTGTCTGGACTCACAGTCTGctcaaccaccagtaattacttaaataaaaatatttaagcagTTTCAATTCTATTACAATACGAATTAAGGATCACTTTTGTAGAAAATCCTGGAGGCAGGGTATTCACGTCGGGAGCGATAGTCCAGAACGGCTCatgtgaagatttttttttcaatccaaGCTGGTAACGTCggggttatgccagcgtaaccgagcgagtaggtaaCGGGACTCTAacttgaggacgttgctaatactagctctagcaagagtagtgcttcgcagagtctaccaccggatcggaaacgcgacccactgagaagatccggcgagaaactcagtagggcTAGACGATCGCGATCGGCCACCACGTGCTTTATATATTAtgtgaaatgaaaattaatattattattattgaactaACCGACGCCGCGCCATTTGCAAAACGACATAACCCGAATAACCAGTTGTGTATTGTCAGGTTTGTACAAAGAAAGTGGTTTTGCCGTTTTCGAAGATATTCACGTTACATCATACGAATCAAAAAACGTAATCGATTTTGTGTTAATTCGTAAAATAATTCCattattaatcaaaattaaataatgatacTGCGTTATCAACAACATTTACAGTATTTTTTAGCGGAATCTGCTTTTTTCGTTctaatacttttattttgtgttaaaaCAGACTTTTTTAAATGTACCGAGTATGTACTATACACGGGCGGTATTCTGAGCTTCAAATTGGTGTAACTTATGATCATTTaactatcaaaaataaattgtcAGGCAACAAAGAAATCAGTGAAACTTAGACGTTTCTCTAATctaaattaca from Bombyx mori chromosome 3, ASM3026992v2 encodes the following:
- the LOC733128 gene encoding glyoxylate reductase/hydroxypyruvate reductase (The RefSeq protein has 2 substitutions compared to this genomic sequence): MFYRSILTTTSGLFRGGIAIVRNMSAKGRYQIYVTRSDMPESGVQLLKDQCDVNLWNQPSPVPRAELLKEVAGVNGIYCSLTDKIDTELLDAAGPSLKVVATISVGHDHIDVAECKKRGVRIGYTPDVLTDATAELTLALLLATSRRVPEAIHEAKTGGWVSWAPTWMTGPGLAGATVGIVGFGRIGQAVARRVKAFNTERIIYFNRSHRPEEKETGAVKVSFDELLTPSDFVICCAALVPETKEIFNKEAFEKMKDTAIFVNTSRGGTVDQDALIEALKTHKIRAAGLDVTSPEPLPLDNPLFKLSNCVVLPHIGSATIEARNTMSELTARNILAALHGTDMPAELK